The region CCTTTGTCGAGGACGGCGACATGCTGTTCATCGACTGCGGCACCACGATGGTCCACTTCGCGTCAGCCTTGCCGGCCGATATCGCCCTGACCGTGGTGTGTTACTCCATGAACATTGCCGACATCCTCAGCAAGCGCCCCAACACGCAGCTGATCCTGCTCGGTGGCCTGTACCAGCCATCCTCGGCGACGTTTTATTCGGAAGAGGCGGTGCAGTACCTGGGCCGGCTGGGCGTCAACAAGGCCTTTATTTCGGCCGGCGGCGCCGACCCGGTGCGCGGCGTCAGCTGTTCCAATTTTCATGAGGTCGCCATCAAGCAGGCCGCCATTCGCAGCGCCAGCGAGCGTTTCCTGGTGGTCGACGAGAGCAAGCTGGGCAGGGTGCGTACGGCGTTTTTCAGTCCGCTCGACGTGTTTTCGAAAATCGTCGTCGGCGGCGAACCGGAGCCGGTGCTGCGCGGCCAGTTCCAGGGCTGGCCGCTGGAGATCGCGGCAGCGTAGACGGCTGGCAAAGCCGCGTTGTTTGTTTGCTACCATGCAAAAGAGATTCCATTACGTCAAGCTGGCGACAGTGTTACCATCAGGTCGATGGCGGGCATGGCGCCACGCAGCGCAAGAAGGCAAGCATGAAGCAACGATCAATCGCATGGCTGTTCGCCGCCGCATTCGCCGCCGCGCTGGCGCCCGGCATGGCGGCGGCGCAAATGCTGCGCATGGTCAGCGAATTCCTGCCGCCGTCGAGCATGATGGAAAATAATGTCGTCGTCGGCCGCGAAACGGCCAAGGTGCGCGACCTGCTGGCGCGCGCCGGCATCCCCTATACCATCGAATTGCTGCCCTGGAAGCGCGCCTATGCGCAAGCCTTGCGCGAGGCCGACACCTGTGTCTACTCCACCACCCGCACGCCCGAGCGCGAAGCGTTGTTTCGC is a window of Janthinobacterium sp. J1-1 DNA encoding:
- a CDS encoding DeoR/GlpR family DNA-binding transcription regulator; this translates as MRQTAGAKARQLRLERMQALVKSSGPALLSRVAELLGVTEMTIRRDLAASDCALSCLGGYVLEATLPAAGEKYVLAEELDQHTVRKRLACQRAATFVEDGDMLFIDCGTTMVHFASALPADIALTVVCYSMNIADILSKRPNTQLILLGGLYQPSSATFYSEEAVQYLGRLGVNKAFISAGGADPVRGVSCSNFHEVAIKQAAIRSASERFLVVDESKLGRVRTAFFSPLDVFSKIVVGGEPEPVLRGQFQGWPLEIAAA